One window of uncultured Methanoregula sp. genomic DNA carries:
- a CDS encoding DUF1858 domain-containing protein, protein MSEITADSTIYDLLKAKPEATDALFKFGMGCVGCAIARGETIREAAEAHGIPLPELLKALGINE, encoded by the coding sequence ATGTCTGAAATAACCGCTGACAGCACCATTTACGATCTCCTCAAGGCAAAGCCCGAAGCCACCGATGCCCTCTTCAAGTTCGGCATGGGTTGTGTCGGCTGTGCCATCGCCCGTGGCGAGACCATCCGCGAAGCAGCAGAAGCCCACGGCATTCCGCTGCCCGAGCTTCTCAAGGCCCTCGGCATCAACGAGTAA